From a single Alkalihalophilus pseudofirmus genomic region:
- the thiI gene encoding tRNA uracil 4-sulfurtransferase ThiI yields the protein MEYNHILIRFGELALKGKNRSFFEKQLLQNMKFTLKGLSNLTFKRTYGRIVIELNGENHEPVMEKLSNIFGIHSFSLALKVENDVDEMKKAALGILKEQQAAEGIKTFKITSKRAYKPFPIDSQQLNQMIGGYVLSQSEDISVDVHNPDLDIRVEVRETATYLTFGQYPGAGGLPVGTGGKVLLMLSGGIDSPVAGYLTMKRGARIEAVHFHSPPYTNERALQKVKDLAQTLTKYGSSIRLHLVPFTEIQQYLHKEAPSNYQMTLMRRMMLRISERIARERDILAIASGESLGQVASQTLHSMNTINEVTNLPIIRPLITMDKLEVIDIAKKIDTFETSILPFEDCCTIFLPSDSKTRPKREHANKFEKYLEFDKYVNDAVERTESVQITSVSKAEKDMEDLF from the coding sequence ATGGAATACAATCATATTTTAATTCGTTTTGGTGAACTTGCCTTAAAAGGAAAAAATCGATCTTTTTTTGAAAAGCAGTTACTCCAGAATATGAAATTCACATTAAAAGGATTATCAAATCTTACATTTAAACGCACGTATGGAAGAATCGTGATCGAATTAAACGGTGAGAATCATGAGCCTGTCATGGAAAAGCTATCTAATATCTTCGGGATCCACTCATTTAGCTTAGCGTTAAAAGTAGAAAATGACGTGGATGAAATGAAGAAGGCTGCACTTGGAATTTTAAAGGAACAGCAGGCGGCAGAAGGAATTAAGACATTTAAAATCACGTCAAAACGTGCTTATAAGCCGTTTCCTATCGATTCTCAGCAATTAAATCAAATGATCGGCGGTTATGTACTTAGTCAATCAGAAGATATTTCAGTAGACGTTCACAATCCAGATTTAGATATTCGAGTGGAAGTACGAGAGACAGCAACGTACCTAACCTTTGGACAGTATCCGGGAGCTGGAGGCCTGCCTGTTGGTACTGGTGGAAAAGTTCTCTTAATGCTCTCAGGTGGAATTGACAGCCCGGTTGCTGGTTATTTGACAATGAAAAGAGGGGCTCGTATTGAAGCCGTTCATTTTCACAGCCCTCCATATACAAATGAAAGAGCACTGCAAAAAGTGAAAGATTTAGCTCAAACGTTAACGAAGTATGGTTCAAGCATCCGTCTTCATTTAGTACCGTTTACTGAAATCCAACAATACCTTCATAAAGAAGCACCAAGTAATTATCAAATGACGCTTATGAGACGAATGATGCTTCGTATTAGTGAACGAATTGCACGTGAGCGAGATATATTAGCGATTGCATCTGGTGAAAGTTTAGGACAGGTTGCAAGCCAAACTCTTCACAGCATGAATACAATTAACGAAGTAACAAATTTACCTATCATCCGTCCTTTAATAACAATGGATAAATTGGAAGTTATTGATATTGCCAAGAAGATTGATACATTTGAAACGTCTATTCTTCCTTTTGAAGACTGCTGTACAATCTTCTTGCCTTCTGACTCAAAGACTCGTCCAAAAAGAGAGCATGCGAACAAGTTTGAGAAGTATTTAGAGTTCGATAAATACGTAAATGATGCCGTGGAACGCACGGAATCAGTCCAGATTACAAGCGTAAGCAAAGCTGAAAAAGACATGGAAGACTTATTTTAG
- a CDS encoding cysteine desulfurase family protein, which yields MIYLDNSATTRPHQDVLETYTKVSYDYFGNPSSLHTLGMEAEGLLTKARSAIADQLHVSAKEILFTSGGTEGNNLAIKGTAYHKKSRGRHLITTEVEHASSYETYKELEADGFEVTYLSVDSNGRVSLEDVKKAIRKETILVSIIHVNNETGTIQPIEEIGQLLSHFPQVRFHVDDVQGITKVPLNIKKAKIDLLTASAHKFHGVRGTGMLYVRNGVRLKPQIHGGVQEMEVRSGTEHVAGAVAMARALRMEMEKAQKEKSHLVKLHSKLIHSLPTIDGVTINSPLEKSAPHIINFSVESIKPEVLIQSLSAKKIYVSTKSACSSKLAEPSRVLLAMGKDSKAAGSAIRVSLSYETTEQEIDVFLRELKKIIPTLVGVRK from the coding sequence ATCACTTCATACATTAGGGATGGAAGCAGAAGGATTACTGACCAAAGCGAGATCAGCCATTGCTGATCAGCTTCACGTATCTGCAAAAGAAATTTTGTTTACCTCCGGGGGAACAGAGGGTAATAACCTTGCTATTAAAGGAACAGCGTATCATAAAAAATCTAGGGGCAGGCATTTGATCACAACAGAAGTTGAGCATGCTTCTTCATATGAAACCTATAAGGAACTAGAGGCAGATGGGTTTGAGGTAACATATTTATCTGTAGACTCTAATGGAAGAGTTTCTTTAGAAGATGTGAAAAAAGCTATTCGCAAGGAAACCATTTTAGTATCAATTATCCATGTTAATAATGAAACAGGGACGATTCAACCGATAGAAGAGATCGGTCAGTTATTAAGCCACTTTCCTCAAGTTCGTTTCCATGTCGATGATGTACAAGGTATAACAAAAGTGCCTTTAAATATAAAAAAAGCCAAAATTGATCTGTTAACAGCATCTGCTCATAAATTCCATGGAGTAAGAGGTACAGGGATGCTTTATGTACGTAACGGAGTAAGGTTAAAGCCTCAAATTCATGGCGGTGTCCAAGAGATGGAAGTACGCTCAGGCACTGAACATGTTGCGGGGGCTGTGGCAATGGCCAGAGCATTAAGAATGGAAATGGAGAAGGCTCAAAAAGAGAAGTCTCATTTAGTAAAACTTCATTCTAAACTTATTCACAGTCTGCCAACGATTGATGGAGTGACGATTAACAGCCCATTAGAGAAATCTGCGCCACATATTATTAACTTCTCTGTAGAATCAATTAAGCCTGAAGTGTTAATTCAATCACTATCAGCTAAAAAAATATATGTCTCAACAAAGTCAGCATGCTCCTCAAAGTTAGCCGAACCCAGCCGAGTGCTCCTAGCTATGGGGAAAGATTCAAAAGCAGCTGGTTCTGCTATAAGAGTCAGTTTATCTTATGAGACAACGGAACAAGAAATTGATGTCTTCTTGCGTGAGTTAAAGAAGATCATACCAACACTAGTGGGGGTTAGAAAATAA